In one window of Musa acuminata AAA Group cultivar baxijiao chromosome BXJ3-2, Cavendish_Baxijiao_AAA, whole genome shotgun sequence DNA:
- the LOC135631004 gene encoding protease Do-like 10, mitochondrial codes for MLASLRRFSSLRRAPPLCRPSLPRTTRPILRPPTLLPPLARCLAPFSRLSTTAPFEGVAGGDASPYAVSEVDEEPASHRCTDAYAAIELALDSVVKVFTVSSSPNYFLPWQNKAQRESMGSGFVIPGRRIVTNAHVVSDHTFVLVRKHGSPTKYKAEVQAVGHECDLALLTVDSKEFWDGMNFLELGDIPYLQEAVAVVGYPQGGDNISVTKGVVSRVEPTQYVHGAAQLMAIQIDAAINPGNSGGPAIMGDKVAGVAFQNLSGAENIGYIIPVPIIKHFIAGVEDKGKYVGFCSLGLSCQSTENVQLREHFHMRPEMTGVLVNKINPLSDSHNVLKKDDIILAFDGVPIANDGSVPFRNRERITFDHLVSMKKPGETAILSVLRDGIEQEFSISLRPLQPLVPVHQFDKLPSYYIFAGLVFVPLTQPYLHEYGEDWYNTSPRRLCERALRELPKRAGEQFVILSQVLMDDINAGYERLSEFQVKKVNDVEVENLKHLCGLIEGCTEESIRLDLDDERVIVLNYKNARLATSRILKRHRIPSAMSNDLIDEQVTNGEVEVACSS; via the exons ATGCTCGCCTCTCTCCGCCGCTTCTCCTCACTCCGCCGGGCACCCCCCCTGTGCCGCCCCTCCCTTCCTCGTACCACCCGTCCCATCCTCCGACCTCCTACCCTTCTGCCCCCGCTAGCCCGCTGTCTCGCCCCCTTCTCCCGCCTCTCCACCACCGCCCCCTTCGAGGGCGTTGCCGGCGGAGATGCCTCCCCCTACGCCGTCTCCGAGGTGGACGAAGAGCCGGCGAGCCACCGGTGTACCGACGCGTACGCGGCCATCGAGCTCGCGCTCGACTCGGTCGTGAAGGTGTTCACGGTGTCGAGCAGTCCCAACTACTTCCTGCCGTGGCAGAACAAGGCGCAGAGGGAGAGCATGGGTTCGG GATTTGTGATTCCTGGCCGGCGAATTGTAACAAACGCTCATGTAGTATCTGATCACACATTTGTTCTTGTAAGAAAGCATGGTTCACCAACCAAGTACAAGGCAGAAGTTCAAGCTGTTGGTCATGAATGTGATTTAGCACTTCTCACTGTTGACAGCAAGGAATTTTGGGATGGCATGAACTTCTTGGAGCTGGGTGACATCCCATATTTACAGGAGGCAGTTGCTGTAGTTGGGTATCCTCAAG GTGGAGACAACATTTCTGTTACCAAAGGAGTTGTCTCTAGAGTTGAACCAACACAGTATGTTCATGGTGCTGCCCAGCTCATGGCCATACAGATTGATGCAGCTATTAACCCAGGAAACAGTGGGGGGCCTGCAATCATGGGTGACAAGGTTGCTGGAGTGGCTTTTCAAAACCTTTCAGGTGCAGAAAACATTGG ATACATTATTCCTGTTCCAATAATAAAACACTTTATCGCTGGAGTGGAAGACAAAGGCAAATATGTGGGATTTTGCTCCCTTGGTTTATCATGCCAGTCTACTGAAAATGTTCAACTAAGGGAACACTTCCATATGCGACCAGAAATGACAGGTGTTCTTGTTAACAAAATTAATCCTCTTTCAGATTCTCATAACGTGCTAAAGAAAGATGATATTATTCTTGCATTTGATGGAGTGCCAATAGCCAATGATGGAAGCG TACCATTCCGTAACAGGGAGAGAATAACTTTCGATCATCTAGTGTCTATGAAGAAGCCTGGGGAAACTGCTATTCTCAGTGTATTGAGAGATGGCATAGAGCAGGAATTCAGCATTTCTCTTCGACCT CTACAACCTTTAGTTCCAGTTCATCAGTTTGATAAACTTCCGAGCTACTACATATTTGCTGGTCTGGTTTTTGTTCCATTGACCCAGCCCTACCTTCATGAGTATGGAGAAGACTGGTATAACACTTCACCACGTCGGTTATGTGAACGAGCGTTACGTGAACTGCCTAAAAGGGCAGGTGAACAATTTGTCATCCTTTCTCAG GTCCTAATGGATGATATTAATGCTGGATACGAGCGGCTTTCAGAATTTCAG GTAAAGAAGGTGAATGATGTGGAAGTTGAAAATCTAAAGCATCTGTGTGGGCTTATAGAAGGTTGCACCGAGGAAAGCATAAGATTAGATTTGGATGATGAGAGAGTGATTGTTTTAAACTATAAGAATGCGCGGCTTGCTACCTCCAGAATTCTCAAGCGCCATAGAATACCTTCAGCAATGTCAAACGACCTGATTGATGAGCAAGTAACAAACGGTGAAGTCGAGGTGGCATGCTCAAGTTGA
- the LOC135631510 gene encoding salviol synthase-like, with product MTVDRMKAIIFVSATCHLLVVIFHLLGDQLSAGHRSSAAQLHIRSVIKETLRLHPSAPLLPRICTKTCDVPGHEIQAGTRVFVNVWAMGRDPHNWDDAESFKPERFQGSAMDFRGVDFEYVPFGAGRRMCPGIGLGMATV from the exons ATGACCGTGGACAGGATGAAGGCCATCATCTTCGTGAGTGCTACCTGCCATCTTCTCGTCGTCATCTTCCACCTCCTCGGTGAC CAACTGAGTGCAGGACACCGATCGAGTGCAGCTCAGCTACACATCAGATCGGTCATCAAGGAGACCTTAAGGCTTCACCCGTCGGCCCCGCTGTTACCAAGGATCTGCACCAAGACCTGCGACGTCCCCGGCCACGAGATCCAGGCCGGCACGCGCGTCTTCGTCAACGTGTGGGCAATGGGCAGAGACCCACATAACTGGGACGACGCCGAGAGCTTCAAGCCTGAGAGGTTCCAAGGCAGCGCCATGGACTTCAGGGGAGTCGACTTCGAGTACGTGCCGTTCGGGGCAGGGCGAAGGATGTGCCCGGGGATAGGGCTCGGGATGGCCACGGTGTAG
- the LOC135630653 gene encoding NAC domain-containing protein 35-like, which produces MSGDDDGKDGHEHDLVMPGFRFHPTEEELFEFYLRRKVEGKRFNVELIPFLDLYRYDPWELPALAAIGEKEWFFYVPRDRKYRNGDRPNRVTRSGYWKATGADRIIRGENHRGSIGLKKTLVFYSGKAPKGIRTSWIMNEYRLPHGETVQCLRTEISLCRVYKRTGVVDHLQLPGPLASRPSSSRGTAKLSCPRRQLPGVDPSLTLVMEKVPMLQGATPTNLSSPILSTVSTASMEEDSAPLHHSKNSLLSSTNYSMTTPEIEELNRFVSYDHSFMSPPNTLSVTVPPQPQLAPLNQHTMSLSMISDKLWEWWNPLPEIGKDYSGFK; this is translated from the exons ATGAGTGGAGATGACGATGGTAAGGATGGGCACGAGCATGATCTCGTCATGCCCGGATTCCGCTTCCATCCCACCGAGGAGGAGCTGTTCGAGTTCTACCTCCGGCGTAAGGTCGAGGGGAAGCGGTTCAACGTGGAGCTCATACCATTCCTCGATCTGTACCGCTACGACCCATGGGAGCTTCCTG CGTTAGCTGCAATCGGCGAGAAGGAATGGTTCTTCTACGTTCCACGAGATCGCAAGTACCGAAACGGAGATCGGCCGAACCGGGTGACCAGATCAGGATACTGGAAGGCAACCGGTGCGGATCGGATAATCCGAGGCGAGAACCACCGTGGCTCCATCGGATTGAAGAAGACGCTTGTGTTCTACTCCGGGAAGGCTCCCAAGGGCATCAGAACAAGCTGGATCATGAACGAGTACCGGCTGCCGCATGGCGAGACAGTGCAGTGCCTGAGA ACTGAGATTTCGCTGTGCCGCGTCTACAAGAGAACTGGTGTAGTAGATCACCTCCAGCTCCCCGGACCACTGGCATCTCGGCCGTCATCCTCTCGAGGAACGGCGAAGCTCTCCTGCCCTCGCCGGCAACTCCCGGGGGTTGATCCTTCACTGACGCTGGTCATGGAGAAGGTGCCGATGCTGCAGGGTGCAACTCCAACCAACTTGTCCTCTCCCATACTATCTACCGTATCCACTGCATCCATGGAAGAAGACAGTGCTCCACTTCACCATTCCAAGAACTCCCTCCTTTCCTCCACAAACTACTCCATGACCACTCCTGAGATCGAGGAGCTCAACAGGTTTGTGAGTTACGACCACAGCTTCATGAGCCCGCCAAATACTCTATCAGTCACGGTGCCTCCACAGCCCCAGTTGGCTCCCCTCAACCAGCACACCATGTCTTTGTCCATGATCTCGGATAAGCTGTGGGAATGGTGGAATCCTCTTCCCGAGATTGGTAAGGATTATTCTGGCTTTAAGTGA